In the genome of Leucobacter luti, one region contains:
- a CDS encoding LssY C-terminal domain-containing protein: MSTAPKPAKNARRRVPISALFDQFFFIYAGLAAVWLAWLILTETFHIGWFGILFFIAFWVLLAYLVLPRLHRILTSIYVPDYFIGRTRTSDGLLGDPINLALRGPADELHAAMLAAGWTRADAVTLRSSWGIIVSTVTRRSYDRAPVSPLFLFGRMQDFAYQQEVEGNPAKRHHVRFWRTPDDWLLPGGSRVDWLAAGTFDRAVGFSLFTLQITHRIDADTDIERDHVVATVRSANPAVSLVTLHDFSTGYHSRNGGGDSIRTDGDLPIIVLPGGDASDVN, encoded by the coding sequence ATGAGTACCGCGCCGAAGCCTGCCAAGAATGCGCGGCGCCGTGTTCCGATTTCGGCCCTCTTCGACCAGTTTTTCTTCATCTATGCTGGCCTCGCCGCCGTTTGGCTTGCGTGGTTGATCCTCACCGAAACCTTCCACATCGGGTGGTTCGGGATCCTGTTCTTCATTGCGTTCTGGGTGCTCCTCGCGTATCTCGTACTCCCCCGGCTGCACCGCATACTGACGTCAATTTACGTGCCCGACTACTTCATCGGGCGCACTCGAACGAGCGACGGATTGCTCGGTGATCCCATCAACTTGGCCCTCCGCGGCCCAGCAGATGAGCTCCACGCAGCCATGCTCGCGGCAGGATGGACACGCGCCGATGCGGTGACGCTGCGCTCCTCGTGGGGCATCATCGTGTCGACAGTGACGAGGCGCAGCTACGACCGCGCACCCGTGAGTCCGCTGTTCCTGTTCGGGCGCATGCAAGACTTCGCCTACCAGCAAGAAGTTGAGGGGAACCCCGCAAAGCGGCACCACGTGCGGTTCTGGCGCACGCCCGATGATTGGCTGCTGCCCGGTGGCTCGCGCGTCGATTGGCTTGCTGCTGGCACGTTCGACCGCGCTGTCGGTTTCTCGCTGTTCACACTGCAAATCACGCACCGGATCGACGCCGATACAGATATCGAGCGCGACCATGTCGTGGCGACCGTGCGGTCAGCCAACCCGGCAGTGAGCCTGGTGACCCTGCACGACTTCTCGACCGGGTACCACTCCCGAAACGGTGGGGGCGACAGCATTCGGACGGATGGCGATTTGCCGATCATCGTGCTGCCGGGAGGTGACGCTTCGGATGTCAACTGA
- the purB gene encoding adenylosuccinate lyase gives MTPLPPQPISPLDGRYFAAVAPLGDTLSEAGLNKARVHVEVEWLAYLTEHSLLGGTPIPADQLAQLRAWAADFGQAEIDELAETEKTTQHDVKAVEYLVRARLEAQGLGHLAELTHVCCTSEDINNLSYALTVKQAIAEVWRPRFERVIAELARQAEEYRELPMMSRTHGQPATPTTLGKELAVFVYRLERQLNQIDDIEYLGKFSGATGTFAAHLAADPDTDWAQVSQQFVEGLGLDWNPLTTQIESHDWQAELYTRVAHANRILHNLATDIWSYISIGYFRQIPVAGATGSSTMPHKVNPIRFENAEANLELSNAILDSLAATLVTSRWQRDLTDSSAQRNIGVGLGHSVLALDNILKGLGQIDAAPELLAADLDANWEVLGEAIQTVIRAEVASGRSTISDPYAALKELTRGRRIGQAELVEFVSGLEIGDAAKQRLLALTPATYIGDAAKLLDYLTR, from the coding sequence ATGACACCCCTGCCCCCGCAGCCCATCAGCCCCCTCGACGGCCGCTACTTCGCCGCCGTCGCACCACTCGGCGACACGCTTTCCGAAGCCGGGCTGAACAAGGCCCGCGTCCACGTCGAGGTGGAGTGGCTCGCGTACCTGACCGAGCACTCGCTGCTCGGCGGCACGCCGATTCCCGCGGACCAGCTCGCTCAGCTGCGCGCGTGGGCCGCCGATTTCGGCCAGGCCGAGATCGACGAGCTCGCCGAGACCGAGAAGACCACACAGCACGATGTGAAGGCCGTCGAGTACCTCGTGCGCGCCCGCCTGGAAGCACAGGGCCTCGGCCACCTCGCCGAGCTCACCCACGTGTGCTGCACGAGCGAGGACATCAACAACCTCTCCTACGCACTCACGGTGAAGCAGGCGATCGCCGAAGTGTGGCGCCCCCGCTTCGAGCGTGTCATCGCGGAATTGGCCCGCCAGGCCGAGGAGTACCGCGAGCTGCCGATGATGAGCCGCACACACGGCCAGCCGGCGACGCCGACAACGCTCGGCAAAGAGCTCGCCGTGTTCGTGTACCGCCTCGAGCGGCAGCTGAACCAGATCGATGACATCGAGTACCTCGGCAAGTTCTCCGGTGCGACCGGCACCTTCGCCGCGCACCTCGCCGCCGATCCGGATACTGACTGGGCGCAGGTCTCGCAGCAATTCGTTGAGGGACTCGGGCTCGATTGGAATCCGCTCACCACACAGATCGAGTCACACGACTGGCAGGCGGAGCTGTACACTCGCGTCGCTCACGCGAACCGGATCCTGCACAATCTCGCCACCGATATCTGGAGCTACATCTCCATCGGCTACTTCCGGCAGATCCCGGTTGCCGGCGCAACCGGCTCCTCGACGATGCCGCACAAGGTCAACCCAATCCGCTTCGAGAACGCTGAGGCCAACCTCGAGCTCTCGAACGCGATTCTCGATTCACTCGCGGCGACGCTCGTGACGAGCCGCTGGCAGCGCGACCTCACGGACTCTTCGGCACAGCGCAACATCGGGGTCGGCCTCGGGCACTCGGTGCTCGCACTCGACAACATCCTGAAGGGCCTGGGCCAGATCGATGCGGCCCCTGAACTGCTCGCAGCGGATCTCGACGCGAACTGGGAGGTGCTCGGCGAGGCGATCCAGACGGTGATCCGTGCGGAGGTGGCTTCCGGGCGCTCGACGATCAGCGATCCCTACGCCGCGCTTAAAGAGCTCACGCGCGGGCGCCGGATCGGCCAGGCCGAGCTCGTTGAGTTCGTCTCTGGCCTCGAAATTGGTGATGCGGCAAAGCAGCGCCTGCTCGCGCTCACCCCAGCGACCTACATCGGCGACGCTGCGAAGCTGCTCGACTACCTGACTCGCTAG
- a CDS encoding low molecular weight protein-tyrosine-phosphatase, with the protein MTAPYRISFICTGNICRSPMGEVVLRQLIADAGLADRFEVTSRGTGGWHQGDPADPRTLAALAARGYDGATHRAAQLTDADIRDHDLLIALARDHERALLDRGADPDRVALLTTWDPDQPSDPDVFDPYYSDADAFDTVLTQVERSAAAVLEQLRASRRH; encoded by the coding sequence GTGACTGCCCCCTACCGCATCAGCTTCATATGCACCGGAAACATCTGCCGCTCCCCCATGGGTGAGGTGGTGCTGCGACAGCTCATCGCCGACGCCGGGCTTGCCGACCGCTTCGAGGTCACCTCACGCGGCACTGGCGGCTGGCACCAGGGCGATCCGGCCGATCCCCGCACCCTCGCAGCCCTCGCAGCGCGCGGGTACGACGGCGCCACACACCGCGCTGCCCAGCTCACAGACGCCGACATCAGGGACCACGACCTACTTATCGCCCTCGCACGCGACCACGAGCGGGCCCTGCTGGATCGCGGCGCTGATCCAGATCGCGTTGCGCTCCTCACCACGTGGGATCCGGATCAGCCCAGCGATCCCGATGTGTTCGACCCGTACTACTCTGACGCTGACGCGTTCGACACCGTCCTCACCCAGGTCGAGCGCAGCGCGGCCGCGGTGCTGGAACAGCTGCGCGCCTCACGGCGTCACTGA
- a CDS encoding phage holin family protein yields the protein MSRLPPSSVATATAMPPRLARAAGFDWDIAFLRLSSAEVRAPRTTGPEPSQQLGVATPRLASNRAATQRCPHCEQAGRLPSGKANCTRAGGTRRAANAGCAERAVSRSSSSSSSSSSSSSRCQNRGMRSIIRVLVSAFALWLTTLIVGGNGDHGVWIKAIETDAYGHLITLLLVALVFGLVNGTLGRVVRFVSIPLYIITFGLFGLIVNGIMIAVVAWISSLAGFGLQVESFWWGVLAALVLSILSGIMNSLLGTKKKRGR from the coding sequence ATGAGCAGACTGCCACCGAGCAGTGTGGCAACGGCAACGGCGATGCCGCCCCGTCTCGCACGCGCCGCGGGGTTTGACTGGGACATTGCATTCCTTCGCTTGAGTAGTGCAGAGGTTCGCGCCCCGCGCACAACGGGGCCTGAACCATCCCAGCAACTCGGGGTGGCCACGCCGCGGCTGGCGAGTAACCGGGCGGCGACCCAGCGGTGTCCGCACTGTGAACAGGCGGGGCGGCTGCCCTCGGGGAAGGCCAACTGCACCCGCGCTGGGGGAACACGCCGCGCAGCGAACGCAGGCTGCGCAGAGCGCGCAGTGTCACGCTCCAGCTCCAGCTCCAGCTCCAGCTCCAGCTCCAGCTCCAGGTGTCAGAATAGAGGTATGCGATCGATCATCCGGGTACTCGTCAGCGCGTTCGCGCTGTGGCTCACCACGCTCATCGTTGGCGGCAATGGTGACCACGGCGTCTGGATCAAGGCGATCGAAACCGACGCCTACGGACATCTGATCACACTGCTGCTCGTCGCGCTCGTGTTCGGTCTCGTGAACGGCACACTCGGGCGAGTGGTGCGGTTCGTATCGATCCCGCTCTACATCATTACGTTTGGTCTGTTCGGACTCATCGTGAACGGCATCATGATTGCCGTGGTGGCCTGGATCAGCAGCCTTGCGGGCTTCGGCCTGCAGGTGGAGAGCTTCTGGTGGGGCGTGCTCGCTGCGCTCGTGCTCTCGATCCTCTCCGGCATCATGAACAGCCTCCTCGGCACCAAGAAGAAGCGCGGGCGGTAG
- a CDS encoding metallophosphoesterase family protein, whose translation MSQSNPAARARRGGIAVAVATLLGGSLLIPTAASATPEVPAAPLVSTGTSWQYLDDNTDPARGDANVRSWVAPEYDDTNWKTAAGGFGVKNNKLVAVGPYTPATKLEHYIDGAAAPTIPSYFFRTSFDLDAGVAEQVASLTSTVIYDDALVVWINGTKVASYEDQRITETTNLEYAGNSNGDPVSSTFSASGELLHDGENTIAVALYQDRASSSDAYFDMSTLTLTAAGQPGQVVDVPPTRVILTPTETPETSQSFSWLAGDASHNIGQVEIGLAAGGDTRTVDAYAAGVVNGNPNQHFSATVDGLAPGTDYRYRVGLPGSWSEWIEFGTADPAETDFQFIYYGDAQIGLDTTWPEVVRQAEERTTNSIGSVHAGDLIDSSSNETQWLNWFKGMKTSAATTNVMAAPGNHEYTGDKLLSAWKANFEYPRNQPKLETIGALAELAQGDTEEARQAAAYFAHWAEFAAETVYYTDYQGVRFITLNATRDTTFLTPNGLPACAAATCPSKQVASLWTQYQAAWLDFILSESPSQWNVVTFHQPVFSTSAGRDEPELRKRWVPVFEKHNIDLVLMGHDHTYGRGFVNETATDVPGITSGPVYAVSNSGAKHYDLAPEKDNVWTNNGATQVLRGEGVTTYQVVDVSSDQLVYRSYLAEKTANSTTDKAVGDLYDEFTITKYATGAKYVTEAGVDIPAGPALQVSAGSVAAGSKVTLTGSGFVAGSEVEVELRSEPVSLGGATVAADGSFALTATVPAATPAGEHQLVVILPNGAEVATALTVTPAVDGGTDGGTDGGSTDGSTDGGTDGGTDGGTDGGTDGGTDGSTDGGSTDGGTDGGSTDGDAGTGTPSAPGGPNGTGAKDGTLATTGGVVLPLVLGGACLLIAGAAIVLARRREVSRES comes from the coding sequence ATGTCCCAGTCAAACCCCGCGGCGCGTGCGAGACGGGGCGGCATCGCCGTTGCCGTTGCCACACTGCTCGGTGGCAGTCTGCTCATCCCGACCGCGGCGTCAGCGACGCCGGAGGTGCCGGCCGCTCCGCTCGTGAGCACCGGTACGTCGTGGCAGTATCTCGACGACAACACCGATCCGGCACGCGGCGACGCGAACGTCCGATCGTGGGTCGCCCCCGAATACGACGATACGAACTGGAAGACCGCTGCGGGCGGCTTCGGAGTGAAGAACAATAAGCTCGTCGCGGTCGGCCCCTACACGCCGGCCACGAAGTTGGAGCACTACATTGACGGTGCGGCTGCGCCGACGATCCCGAGCTACTTCTTCCGCACGAGCTTCGATCTCGACGCCGGCGTCGCGGAGCAGGTCGCCTCGCTCACGAGCACTGTGATCTACGACGACGCTCTCGTCGTGTGGATCAACGGCACGAAGGTCGCGAGCTACGAGGATCAGCGGATCACCGAGACGACGAACCTCGAGTATGCGGGCAACAGCAATGGGGACCCCGTCTCGAGCACGTTCTCTGCGAGTGGTGAGCTGCTGCACGACGGCGAAAACACGATCGCTGTGGCGCTCTACCAGGATCGCGCGAGCTCGTCCGATGCGTATTTCGACATGTCAACGCTCACGCTCACGGCCGCAGGGCAGCCCGGTCAGGTTGTCGACGTGCCGCCGACGCGCGTGATCCTCACGCCCACTGAAACACCCGAGACATCGCAGTCGTTCTCGTGGCTGGCAGGCGATGCGAGTCACAACATCGGGCAGGTCGAAATCGGGCTCGCTGCTGGCGGAGACACCCGCACCGTTGACGCTTACGCCGCAGGCGTGGTCAACGGCAACCCGAATCAGCACTTCTCGGCGACGGTTGACGGGCTCGCTCCGGGCACCGACTACCGCTACCGAGTCGGACTGCCGGGCAGTTGGAGCGAGTGGATCGAATTCGGTACCGCGGATCCCGCTGAGACCGATTTCCAGTTCATCTACTACGGTGACGCGCAGATCGGCCTGGATACCACGTGGCCCGAGGTTGTTCGCCAGGCGGAGGAGCGCACCACGAACTCGATCGGTTCAGTGCACGCCGGAGACCTCATTGATTCCTCCAGCAATGAGACGCAGTGGCTCAACTGGTTCAAGGGTATGAAAACCTCAGCCGCGACGACCAACGTCATGGCCGCGCCTGGCAACCATGAATATACGGGCGACAAGCTCCTCTCTGCGTGGAAGGCGAACTTCGAGTATCCGCGCAACCAGCCGAAGCTTGAGACAATTGGTGCGCTTGCCGAGCTTGCGCAGGGCGACACCGAAGAAGCGCGTCAGGCAGCAGCCTACTTTGCGCACTGGGCCGAGTTCGCCGCCGAGACGGTGTATTACACGGACTACCAGGGCGTCCGCTTCATCACGCTGAATGCGACGCGCGACACGACCTTCCTCACCCCGAACGGCCTCCCGGCGTGTGCAGCAGCGACCTGCCCATCGAAGCAGGTGGCGAGCCTGTGGACGCAGTACCAGGCGGCCTGGCTCGACTTTATCCTGTCGGAGAGCCCGTCTCAGTGGAATGTGGTCACGTTCCACCAGCCCGTGTTCTCCACGTCAGCTGGACGGGATGAGCCCGAACTGCGCAAGCGATGGGTGCCGGTCTTTGAGAAGCACAACATCGACCTGGTTCTCATGGGCCATGACCACACTTACGGGCGCGGTTTCGTGAATGAGACTGCGACGGATGTGCCAGGGATCACGTCTGGTCCCGTCTACGCAGTGTCGAACTCTGGTGCAAAGCACTACGACCTCGCCCCGGAGAAGGACAATGTGTGGACGAACAACGGTGCGACGCAGGTGCTGCGTGGCGAAGGCGTCACCACCTATCAGGTGGTTGACGTCAGCTCGGATCAGCTCGTTTACCGCTCCTACCTGGCCGAAAAGACCGCGAACTCCACGACGGACAAGGCTGTCGGGGATCTGTACGACGAGTTCACCATCACGAAGTACGCCACTGGGGCAAAGTACGTGACTGAGGCCGGCGTTGACATTCCTGCTGGTCCTGCGCTGCAGGTCTCGGCAGGCTCGGTTGCTGCAGGATCCAAAGTGACGCTGACGGGTTCTGGATTCGTTGCAGGATCCGAGGTCGAGGTGGAGCTGCGCTCCGAGCCCGTCTCGCTCGGAGGCGCAACCGTTGCCGCTGATGGGTCATTTGCGCTCACCGCGACCGTGCCTGCGGCAACGCCCGCCGGTGAACACCAGCTCGTGGTGATCCTGCCCAATGGCGCAGAGGTGGCGACCGCGCTGACTGTGACCCCCGCGGTTGACGGCGGCACTGACGGTGGCACCGATGGCGGCTCGACCGACGGCAGCACCGACGGCGGCACTGACGGCGGCACTGACGGCGGCACTGATGGTGGCACTGATGGTGGCACCGATGGCAGCACTGATGGTGGCTCGACTGACGGTGGCACCGATGGCGGCTCGACCGATGGGGATGCCGGCACCGGCACGCCAAGCGCGCCAGGTGGCCCGAATGGCACCGGCGCGAAGGACGGAACGCTCGCGACCACGGGTGGCGTCGTACTGCCGCTGGTGCTCGGGGGTGCGTGCCTGCTGATCGCCGGTGCGGCCATCGTGCTGGCACGCCGACGTGAGGTGAGCCGCGAGAGCTAA
- a CDS encoding histidinol-phosphate transaminase — MSDNALPPVRLRADVLAVPAYRQGAAPSAAGFKLSSNENPFAPLPGVADAIASRGDVNRYAAAAMPELRAAIGAEFGASGEYVHLAAGSVAILYQLVHAAAGHGDSYMYAWPSFEAYPSLGLASGATPAGIALTATAEHDLDAMADAITERTRVILLCTPNNPTGPALRRADFDRFMARVPSDTLVVLDEAYREFVTDPAAVRGEDVLSAHPNLVVLRTFSKAYGLAGLRIGYGVGDPAIFRAAASVAIPLSVTGIAESAALASLTPEAREVHTERVAAIVDRRDRLVAGLRELGITVPDAQGNFVWIPEAADLGTPDAAAGVPDALALAAAFAAVGTLVRPFAGKGVRISVGEEDSLALIIDTVREFLAQLGGAA; from the coding sequence ATGAGCGACAACGCATTGCCGCCGGTGCGGCTCCGCGCCGATGTGCTCGCTGTACCCGCCTACCGGCAGGGTGCGGCGCCGTCGGCAGCCGGATTCAAACTCTCCAGCAACGAGAATCCGTTCGCCCCGCTCCCAGGAGTGGCAGACGCCATCGCCTCCCGCGGCGACGTGAACCGCTACGCCGCGGCCGCAATGCCTGAGCTGCGCGCAGCAATCGGCGCTGAGTTTGGGGCCTCAGGCGAATACGTGCACCTCGCGGCGGGCTCCGTTGCGATCCTCTACCAGCTCGTGCACGCCGCGGCAGGCCACGGCGACAGCTATATGTATGCCTGGCCGAGCTTCGAGGCGTACCCGTCACTCGGACTCGCCTCCGGCGCGACACCCGCAGGTATTGCCCTCACGGCCACCGCGGAACACGATCTGGACGCGATGGCCGACGCCATCACGGAGCGCACCCGCGTCATCCTGCTGTGCACTCCCAACAACCCCACCGGCCCCGCCCTGCGCCGTGCCGACTTCGATCGCTTCATGGCGCGTGTCCCCAGCGACACGCTCGTCGTGCTCGACGAGGCCTACCGCGAGTTCGTCACGGATCCGGCAGCGGTGCGCGGCGAAGATGTGCTGAGCGCGCACCCCAACCTCGTCGTGCTGCGCACCTTCTCGAAGGCATACGGCCTTGCCGGCCTCCGGATTGGCTACGGCGTCGGCGATCCGGCCATCTTCCGCGCGGCAGCGAGTGTCGCGATCCCGCTCTCCGTGACCGGGATCGCCGAGAGTGCCGCCCTGGCCTCACTCACTCCCGAGGCCCGCGAGGTGCACACGGAGCGAGTAGCCGCCATCGTGGATCGCCGCGACCGGCTCGTCGCAGGCCTGCGCGAGCTCGGGATCACGGTGCCAGATGCCCAGGGCAACTTCGTCTGGATCCCGGAGGCCGCGGACCTCGGCACTCCCGACGCCGCAGCCGGTGTCCCAGACGCCCTCGCGCTCGCCGCAGCGTTCGCTGCAGTCGGCACCCTCGTGCGGCCATTCGCGGGCAAGGGTGTTCGAATTTCAGTCGGCGAGGAAGACAGCCTCGCCCTCATTATTGACACGGTGCGCGAGTTTCTCGCGCAGCTGGGAGGAGCCGCGTGA
- a CDS encoding thiamine pyrophosphate-dependent enzyme translates to MTQSALTIDLQDPDPIRFLDDEGNYAPSATAAEYADELAEVGVAEFQQWYRDMVSTRAFDVECTHLQRQGQLALWVPSIGQEGCQAGIGRAAEPQDHIFPAYREHTVAHIRGVPRVQLAAQFRGLTHGGWDITDPANGNFHLYTLVLGAQTQHATGYALGQLLDAKRAAADTTLDAGEAGTATGEATIVFYGDGTSSQGDANESMIFAASYQTPEVFVVQNNRWAISVPVARQSRTPLYRRALGFGIRAVQIDGNDPLAAYAVARRFLKLARTGAGPGYIEALTYRIGAHTTSDDPTRYREAEELAHWEARDPVARLEHHLRALGVGDDFFAEVQETADREAKVARDAILQLPKPTADSMFAHVYSAAHPRIEEQRAWQARYEASFEHQEGVGA, encoded by the coding sequence GTGACTCAATCCGCACTCACGATTGACCTGCAGGATCCGGACCCCATCCGGTTCCTCGACGACGAGGGGAACTACGCGCCCTCCGCGACCGCTGCGGAGTACGCGGATGAACTGGCGGAGGTCGGCGTCGCCGAGTTCCAGCAGTGGTACCGCGACATGGTGTCCACGCGCGCCTTCGATGTGGAGTGCACGCACCTGCAGCGCCAGGGGCAGCTCGCCCTTTGGGTTCCGAGCATCGGCCAGGAAGGCTGCCAGGCCGGCATCGGCCGCGCGGCTGAGCCGCAGGATCACATCTTCCCCGCGTACCGGGAACACACGGTTGCGCATATCCGCGGCGTGCCGCGCGTGCAGCTCGCCGCGCAGTTCCGCGGCCTGACGCACGGCGGCTGGGACATCACGGATCCGGCCAACGGGAATTTCCACCTGTACACACTCGTGCTCGGTGCGCAGACGCAGCACGCAACGGGCTACGCCCTCGGCCAGTTGCTCGATGCCAAGCGTGCGGCGGCGGATACGACGCTCGACGCCGGTGAGGCAGGAACCGCCACTGGTGAGGCGACGATTGTGTTCTACGGTGATGGCACGAGCAGTCAGGGGGACGCGAACGAGTCAATGATCTTCGCCGCGAGCTACCAGACGCCCGAGGTCTTCGTGGTGCAGAACAACCGCTGGGCGATCTCCGTGCCGGTGGCACGACAGTCGCGCACCCCGCTCTACCGCCGCGCACTCGGGTTCGGGATCCGTGCCGTGCAGATCGATGGCAACGACCCGCTTGCTGCCTACGCAGTGGCGCGCCGCTTCTTGAAACTTGCCCGCACCGGTGCCGGCCCAGGCTACATTGAAGCCCTGACCTACCGGATTGGCGCGCACACCACGAGCGATGATCCCACTCGCTACCGCGAGGCCGAAGAGTTGGCCCACTGGGAGGCGCGCGATCCCGTCGCCCGCCTTGAGCATCACCTCCGTGCACTCGGAGTGGGGGACGATTTCTTCGCCGAAGTCCAGGAGACCGCGGACCGCGAGGCGAAGGTCGCTCGCGATGCGATCCTGCAGCTGCCGAAGCCGACTGCCGACTCGATGTTCGCGCACGTGTACTCAGCAGCACACCCGCGAATTGAGGAGCAGCGCGCCTGGCAGGCGCGGTATGAGGCCTCGTTTGAACACCAGGAAGGGGTGGGCGCATGA
- a CDS encoding alpha-ketoacid dehydrogenase subunit beta, with protein MSQVTTLNEPGTLPIARAINEGLRAAMAADERVILMGEDIGPLGGVFRVTDKLQAEFGSARVLDTPLAEAGIIGSAIGLAMRGYRPVCEIQFDGFIFPAFNQIVTQLAKITNRHDGAVSMPIVIRVPYGGHIGAVEHHQESPEAYFAHTPGLRVVAPSTPNDAYWMIQQAIQSPDPVLFFEPKAKYWQKGEVDPSAPAAELHQTRVARTGTDCTVVGHGAMVTTLLQAAEVAQSEGTSLEVVDLRSLSPIDYAPLIASVRKTGRLVVAQEAQGGLSLGSEVAATVTEHAFTALLAPVLRVSGYDVPFPPAHLEGLYLPDADRVLEAVDRTLQY; from the coding sequence ATGAGCCAGGTGACCACACTGAACGAGCCCGGTACGCTGCCGATCGCGCGCGCCATCAATGAGGGGCTGCGCGCAGCCATGGCCGCGGATGAGCGAGTCATCCTGATGGGCGAAGATATCGGCCCGCTCGGCGGGGTGTTCCGCGTGACGGACAAGCTGCAGGCCGAGTTCGGCTCAGCGCGCGTCCTCGACACGCCGCTCGCGGAGGCCGGCATCATCGGGAGTGCGATTGGGCTCGCGATGCGCGGCTACCGCCCCGTGTGCGAGATCCAGTTCGACGGGTTCATTTTCCCCGCGTTCAACCAGATCGTGACGCAGTTGGCGAAGATCACGAACCGTCACGACGGCGCCGTGTCGATGCCGATCGTGATCCGCGTGCCCTACGGCGGGCACATTGGTGCGGTCGAGCACCACCAGGAGAGCCCTGAGGCGTACTTCGCACACACCCCAGGATTGCGGGTGGTCGCGCCCTCGACACCAAATGATGCGTACTGGATGATTCAGCAGGCGATTCAGTCGCCGGATCCAGTGCTGTTCTTCGAGCCGAAGGCGAAGTACTGGCAGAAGGGTGAAGTCGATCCGAGCGCGCCAGCAGCCGAACTGCACCAGACCCGGGTCGCGCGCACTGGCACCGACTGCACCGTCGTCGGCCACGGCGCAATGGTGACCACGCTCCTGCAAGCCGCTGAGGTTGCGCAATCAGAAGGCACGAGCCTCGAGGTTGTCGATCTGCGCAGCCTCTCACCGATCGACTACGCGCCACTGATCGCGTCCGTTCGGAAGACGGGACGGCTCGTCGTTGCGCAGGAGGCACAGGGCGGCCTGAGCCTCGGCAGCGAAGTCGCCGCGACGGTCACTGAACACGCGTTCACTGCGCTGCTGGCGCCCGTGCTGCGCGTCTCCGGCTACGACGTGCCGTTCCCACCGGCCCACCTCGAGGGGCTGTACCTCCCCGACGCGGATCGCGTGCTCGAGGCCGTTGACCGTACACTGCAGTATTAA